From Lolium perenne isolate Kyuss_39 chromosome 5, Kyuss_2.0, whole genome shotgun sequence, a single genomic window includes:
- the LOC127304527 gene encoding cytochrome P450 89A2-like encodes METTSFLIAGVLLLLPLAVLLRNAARQRRGLPPGPPAVPLFGNLLWLRNSAADVEPLLLGLFKKYGPIVTLRIGSRLSIFVADRHLAHQALIGAGVALADRPQAATSSLLGVTDNIITRANYGPVWRLLRRNLVSETLHPSRVKLFAPARAWVRRVLMEKLRDEETPNVMEAFQYSMFCLLVLMCFGERLDEPAVRAIENAERAWLLYISRKLTVFFFLPSITKHLFRDRLRVAHGLRMRQRDLFVPLIQARREYKKGHAQATETTFQHSYVDTLLDVTLPEEGNRPLTDDEIVALCSEFLNAGTDTTSTGLQWIMAELVKNPAVQDKLYDEIKATCGDQDEEVSEDKIEAVKMPYLKAVILEGLRKHPPGHFVLPHKAAQDMEVGGYLIPKGTTVNFMVAEMGRDEGTWDKAMEFVPERFLEDDNKLATVDMYGTKGIKMMPFGVGRRICAGLSIAMLHLEYFVANMVKEFEWKEVAGKEVDFAEKREFTTVMANPLRPRLVPRN; translated from the coding sequence ATGGAGACGACGTCGTTCCTCATCGccggtgtcctcctcctccttcccctCGCCGTCCTCCTCCGCAATGCCGCCAGGCAGCGCCGCGGCCTCCCGCCGGGCCCGCCGGCCGTGCCGCTGTTTGGCAACCTGCTGTGGCTGCGCAACTCCGCGGCCGACGTCGAGCCCCTCCTCCTGGGTCTCTTCAAGAAGTACGGCCCCATCGTGACGCTCCGGATCGGATCGCGGCTGTCCATCTTCGTGGCCGACCGCCACCTCGCGCACCAGGCCCTAATCGGCGCCGGCGTGGCGCTGGCCGACCGGCCCCAGGCGGCCACCAGCTCACTCCTCGGGGTCACCGACAACATCATCACCCGCGCCAACTACGGGCCAGTGTGGCGCCTCCTCCGCCGCAACCTCGTCTCCGAGACGCTCCACCCCTCCCGCGTCAAGCTGTTCGCGCCGGCGCGCGCCTGGGTGCGCCGCGTGCTGATGGAGAAGCTGCGGGACGAGGAGACTCCCAACGTCATGGAGGCATTCCAGTACAGCATGTTCTGCCTCCTCGTGCTCATGTGCTTCGGGGAGCGCCTGGACGAGCCCGCCGTGCGCGCCATCGAGAACGCAGAGCGAGCCTGGCTCCTCTACATCTCCAGGAAGCTcaccgtcttcttcttcctcccgtcCATCACCAAGCACCTCTTCCGCGACCGCCTCCGCGTCGCGCACGGCCTGCGGATGCGGCAGAGGGATCTCTTCGTTCCTCTCATCCAGGCGCGCCGGGAGTACAAGAAGGGCCATGCCCAGGCCACGGAGACCACGTTCCAGCACTCGTACGTGGACACGCTGCTCGACGTTACGCTCCCCGAGGagggcaaccgccctctcaccgaCGACGAGATCGTCGCGCTCTGCTCCGAGTTCCTCAACGCCGGCACCGACACCACCTCCACTGGGCTGCAGTGGATCATGGCCGAGCTTGTCAAGAACCCGGCGGTCCAGGACAAGCTCTACGACGAGATCAAAGCCACGTGTGGAGACCAGGACGAGGAGGTCTCGGAGGACAAGATCGAGGCCGTCAAGATGCCCTACCTCAAGGCGGTGATCCTGGAGGGCCTCCGGAAGCACCCTCCAGGGCACTTCGTGCTACCGCACAAGGCGGCGCAGGACATGGAAGTCGGCGGGTACCTGATCCCCAAGGGCACGACGGTCAACTTCATGGTGGCGGAGATGGGAAGGGACGAGGGGACATGGGACAAGGCAATGGAGTTCGTGCCGGAGCGCTTCTTGGAGGACGACAACAAGCTGGCGACGGTGGACATGTATGGCACCAAGGGGATCAAGATGATGCCGTTCGGCGTCGGCCGGAGGATCTGCGCCGGGCTCAGCATCGCCATGTTGCACCTCGAGTACTTCGTCGCCAACATGGTAAAGGAGTTTGAGTGGAAGGAGGTGGCCGGCAAGGAGGTGGACTTCGCCGAGAAGCGTGAGTTCACCACCGTCATGGCCAACCCTCTGCGCCCGCGCCTCGTCCCCAGGAACTGA